The following proteins are co-located in the Thermus tengchongensis genome:
- a CDS encoding rhodanese-like domain-containing protein: protein MTRRALLALLPLVFLAACGPKGSYQNVGPEELYRALESGAVVVDVRTPQEFAEGHVPGAINLPVENVAQWADTLPKDKPVYLYCRSGNRSRQAAEYLKKKGYTNLYNLEGGILAIQREGFPLVR, encoded by the coding sequence ATGACCCGGCGCGCCCTTCTCGCCCTCCTGCCCCTCGTCTTCCTCGCCGCCTGCGGGCCCAAGGGCAGCTACCAGAACGTGGGCCCAGAGGAGCTCTACCGGGCCCTGGAGTCCGGGGCGGTGGTGGTGGACGTGCGCACCCCCCAGGAGTTTGCCGAGGGGCACGTGCCCGGGGCCATTAACCTGCCGGTGGAGAACGTCGCTCAGTGGGCGGATACCCTTCCCAAGGACAAGCCGGTCTACCTCTACTGCCGTAGCGGCAACCGCAGCCGCCAGGCGGCGGAGTACCTGAAGAAAAAGGGCTACACCAACCTCTACAACCTCGAGGGCGGGATCTTGGCCATCCAAAGGGAGGGCTTCCCCCTGGTTCGCTGA
- a CDS encoding TlpA disulfide reductase family protein, with product MDAVQVGPLAIPWARFQVFLALLAMVAVAEVLARRVDRRLALWAYNAILAGFLGARIGFVLGNAYVYARDPLSILYVWQGGFDPLWGILAAGGYTLMALPKNLWRYALFAALAAGLVFGVFLVQRRGGEEVRLPSLTLTTLGGTPVNLQDFRGKPLVLNLWATWCPPCRRELPMMVRLSQENPEVRFAFASQGEGPVVVRNFLEEQRLAPEWVLLDPETRLSQALKTQGLPTTFFFDREGRLVARHLGELSEALLLGYLRVLR from the coding sequence ATGGATGCGGTACAGGTAGGGCCATTGGCCATCCCCTGGGCCAGGTTCCAGGTGTTCCTGGCCCTTTTGGCCATGGTGGCGGTGGCCGAGGTCCTGGCCCGAAGGGTGGACCGAAGGCTTGCTCTGTGGGCCTACAACGCCATCCTTGCGGGTTTTCTTGGGGCCAGAATCGGCTTCGTTCTGGGGAACGCGTACGTTTACGCCCGGGATCCCCTTTCCATCCTTTACGTGTGGCAAGGGGGGTTTGACCCCCTTTGGGGTATCCTGGCTGCGGGAGGGTACACGCTGATGGCATTGCCCAAGAACCTCTGGCGGTATGCCCTGTTCGCCGCTTTGGCGGCGGGCTTGGTCTTTGGGGTCTTCCTGGTGCAAAGACGGGGAGGGGAGGAGGTGCGCCTGCCCTCCCTCACCCTCACCACCCTAGGGGGTACCCCGGTGAACCTGCAGGACTTCCGGGGGAAGCCTTTGGTCCTGAACCTCTGGGCCACCTGGTGCCCTCCTTGCCGGCGGGAGCTACCCATGATGGTGCGCCTGAGCCAGGAAAACCCGGAGGTGCGCTTTGCCTTCGCCAGCCAAGGGGAGGGTCCGGTGGTGGTGCGGAATTTTCTAGAGGAGCAGAGGCTCGCCCCCGAGTGGGTTCTCCTGGACCCGGAAACCCGGCTTTCCCAGGCCCTGAAGACCCAGGGCCTTCCCACCACCTTCTTCTTTGACCGGGAGGGGCGCCTGGTGGCCCGCCACCTGGGGGAGCTTTCCGAAGCCCTTCTTCTTGGTTACCTGAGGGTTTTGCGCTAG
- a CDS encoding rhodanese-like domain-containing protein — protein sequence MYEAEVKDLSPEEAKKLYDQGVAFIDVREVEEYAQARIPGAGLVPLSEFVARYGEIPKDRPVVLYCRTGNRSWQAAAWLTAQGYANVYNLEGGIVRWYRSGLPVDTSPVEVGYTATPYQEVGPHEAEKLLQEALVVDVREPWEYAEGHVPGAVNIPLSSLPHRLSELPKDRPLLLVCNSGNRSGVAADFLVNQGFPGEKVYNLEGGTYAWMAAGFPVER from the coding sequence ATGTACGAAGCCGAGGTCAAGGACCTGAGCCCAGAGGAAGCCAAGAAGCTCTACGACCAGGGCGTGGCGTTCATCGATGTGCGCGAGGTGGAGGAGTACGCCCAGGCCCGGATCCCCGGGGCAGGCCTAGTGCCCCTTTCCGAGTTCGTGGCCCGCTACGGGGAAATCCCCAAGGACCGCCCGGTGGTCCTCTACTGCCGCACGGGGAACCGCTCCTGGCAGGCGGCCGCCTGGCTCACCGCCCAGGGCTACGCCAACGTGTACAACCTCGAGGGGGGCATCGTCCGCTGGTACCGCTCCGGGCTCCCCGTGGACACCAGCCCAGTGGAAGTGGGCTACACCGCCACCCCGTACCAGGAGGTGGGCCCCCACGAGGCGGAAAAGCTTCTGCAGGAAGCCTTGGTGGTGGACGTGCGTGAGCCCTGGGAGTATGCGGAAGGGCACGTACCCGGAGCGGTGAACATCCCCCTCTCCTCCCTGCCCCATAGGCTCTCCGAACTACCCAAGGACCGACCCCTTCTTTTGGTCTGCAACTCCGGCAACCGCTCGGGAGTGGCCGCGGACTTCCTGGTGAACCAGGGCTTCCCCGGGGAGAAGGTGTACAACCTGGAGGGGGGCACTTACGCCTGGATGGCGGCGGGGTTCCCGGTGGAGCGATGA
- a CDS encoding MBL fold metallo-hydrolase, whose protein sequence is MVFRQIYEEGLAQMSYLLGCAATGEALVVDPKRDVDTYLELAESLGLRITAIAETHIHADYLSGARELAKATGATLYLSDEGDENWKYKGLEGFSHILLKDGDEFRVGNIRVKAVHTPGHTPEHLSFLVADGAVTDEPLLFLTGDFVFVGDIGRPDLLEEAAGIKGTAVPGARRMFQSLKEKFLTLPDHVQVWPGHGAGSACGKALGALPATTVGYERRHAWWAEYLERDDEEGFVRALLQGQPEAPTYFKEMKRLNRDGMPILGGIPHPGRLTKAQFDRYLRKGAILVDTRDKFAFAGGHIRGAINIPAGKNFSTWAGWLLPYDRPLILLAHPSEVEALTRALIRIGLDEVVGYIPGLQGYADGELETVPQITAREAYALWQRGEAVILDVRGRDEYLAGHIPGALNIHAGRVLAHLDKLPKERPLIVHCVGGDRSSTAISALLAHGFRNALNLTGGIRTWQEAGFPVEKGEELVNA, encoded by the coding sequence ATGGTTTTCAGGCAGATCTACGAGGAAGGCTTGGCCCAAATGAGCTACCTCCTGGGGTGCGCCGCCACCGGGGAGGCCCTGGTGGTGGATCCCAAGCGGGACGTGGACACCTACCTGGAGCTGGCCGAGAGCTTGGGCCTGCGCATCACCGCCATCGCGGAAACCCATATCCACGCCGACTACCTCTCGGGGGCCCGGGAGCTGGCCAAGGCCACCGGGGCCACCCTGTACCTCTCGGACGAAGGGGACGAGAACTGGAAGTACAAGGGCCTGGAAGGGTTCTCCCATATCCTCCTTAAGGACGGGGACGAGTTTAGGGTGGGAAATATCCGGGTGAAGGCCGTGCACACCCCAGGTCATACCCCGGAGCACCTTTCCTTCCTGGTGGCGGATGGGGCGGTGACGGACGAACCCCTCCTCTTCCTCACGGGCGACTTCGTCTTCGTGGGGGATATCGGCCGCCCCGACCTCCTGGAGGAAGCCGCCGGCATCAAGGGCACGGCGGTGCCGGGGGCCCGGCGCATGTTCCAAAGCCTAAAGGAGAAGTTCCTCACCCTTCCCGACCACGTGCAGGTCTGGCCCGGCCACGGGGCGGGAAGCGCCTGCGGTAAGGCTCTGGGGGCCCTTCCCGCCACCACCGTGGGCTACGAGCGCCGGCACGCTTGGTGGGCGGAGTACCTGGAAAGGGACGACGAAGAAGGGTTCGTGCGGGCCCTCCTCCAGGGCCAGCCCGAGGCCCCCACCTACTTCAAGGAGATGAAGCGGCTGAACCGGGACGGGATGCCCATCCTGGGAGGCATCCCCCACCCGGGCCGCCTCACCAAGGCCCAGTTTGACCGGTACCTGCGGAAGGGGGCCATCCTGGTGGACACCCGGGACAAGTTCGCCTTCGCCGGGGGGCACATCCGGGGAGCCATCAACATCCCCGCGGGCAAGAACTTCTCCACCTGGGCCGGGTGGCTTCTGCCCTATGACCGCCCCCTCATCCTCCTGGCCCACCCCTCCGAGGTGGAGGCCCTGACCCGGGCCCTGATCCGCATCGGCCTGGATGAGGTGGTGGGGTACATCCCAGGCCTGCAGGGATATGCCGACGGGGAGCTGGAAACCGTACCCCAGATCACGGCCCGGGAGGCGTACGCCCTTTGGCAGAGGGGCGAGGCGGTGATCCTGGACGTGCGGGGCCGGGACGAGTACTTGGCCGGGCACATCCCCGGGGCCCTGAACATCCATGCCGGCCGCGTCCTCGCCCACCTGGATAAGCTCCCCAAGGAGAGGCCCCTCATCGTCCACTGCGTGGGCGGGGACCGCTCCAGCACCGCCATCAGCGCCCTCTTGGCCCACGGCTTCAGAAACGCCCTGAACCTCACCGGGGGAATTAGGACCTGGCAGGAGGCCGGCTTCCCGGTGGAGAAGGGCGAGGAGCTGGTAAACGCCTGA
- the pdo gene encoding protein disulfide oxidoreductase produces the protein MALLGPKEQEIVRERLSNLVRDVELVLFTDTSTLVAPGKEPCLYCKETKQLLEEVSALSDKLHLVVYDLATPEGKEKAKEYKVEAAPTLILREKGSQAINLRYRGIPAGYEFASLLEDIEMLGRDGHGLPENVVQELNNLPEEVVLQVFVTPTCPYCPQAVRTAHRMAYASPKIWGEMIEANEFPELSNRYHIHGVPDTIVNHGKERILGAQPLSQFLQAIRKAVGVQA, from the coding sequence ATGGCGCTACTGGGACCGAAGGAGCAGGAGATCGTACGCGAGCGGCTTTCCAACCTGGTGCGGGACGTGGAGCTGGTGCTTTTCACCGACACCTCGACGCTGGTGGCTCCGGGTAAGGAGCCCTGCCTGTACTGCAAGGAAACCAAGCAGCTTCTGGAGGAGGTTTCTGCCCTTTCCGATAAGCTTCACCTGGTGGTTTACGACCTGGCCACCCCCGAGGGCAAGGAGAAGGCCAAGGAGTACAAGGTGGAGGCCGCACCCACCCTCATTCTGCGGGAAAAGGGTTCGCAGGCGATTAACCTGCGGTACCGGGGTATCCCGGCGGGCTACGAGTTCGCAAGCCTCCTCGAGGACATCGAGATGCTGGGCCGCGACGGGCACGGTTTGCCGGAGAACGTGGTCCAGGAGCTCAACAACCTTCCCGAGGAGGTGGTGCTCCAGGTCTTTGTCACCCCCACCTGCCCCTACTGCCCCCAGGCGGTGCGCACCGCCCACCGCATGGCCTACGCCTCCCCCAAGATCTGGGGCGAGATGATCGAGGCCAACGAGTTCCCCGAGCTTTCCAACCGCTACCACATCCACGGGGTGCCCGACACCATTGTGAACCACGGCAAGGAGCGAATCTTGGGGGCTCAGCCCCTCTCCCAGTTCCTCCAGGCCATCCGCAAGGCCGTGGGCGTCCAGGCCTAG